A region from the Halomonas piscis genome encodes:
- a CDS encoding uracil-DNA glycosylase family protein gives MANPLRPDTGLAETALREGRIATGESPWQTPLRLYQDAMLSVYYAPMEYVTLDAKVVLCGITPGATQVRAALANARQVLDRGGTIADARRTAKRNAVFIGLRESIAAMLDAVGLNRRLKIATCASLFGDNADLLHCTNALRHPVVLASGRGYNGTPAPHHHAYLNTLMRACLHEEIRTLGERALWLPLGRAAAAALKRAREAGLLAPEQLLDGLPHPSGANRERILYFTRQKSRAALSRQTNPDMLDAARDGLAARIGGLNGVSGLNA, from the coding sequence ATGGCCAACCCCCTGCGGCCGGACACCGGCCTTGCTGAAACGGCGCTGCGCGAGGGCCGTATCGCGACCGGCGAGTCGCCCTGGCAGACGCCGCTGCGGCTCTATCAGGACGCCATGCTCAGCGTCTATTACGCCCCCATGGAATACGTCACGCTCGATGCCAAGGTCGTGCTCTGCGGCATTACTCCCGGGGCAACGCAGGTCCGAGCGGCGCTGGCAAACGCCCGTCAGGTGCTGGATCGGGGCGGAACGATAGCCGACGCTCGGCGAACGGCCAAGCGCAACGCCGTCTTTATCGGTTTGCGCGAGTCGATTGCCGCCATGCTCGACGCCGTGGGGCTCAACCGGCGGCTGAAAATCGCCACCTGCGCTTCGTTATTTGGCGATAACGCCGACCTTCTTCACTGCACCAACGCCCTGCGCCACCCGGTGGTGCTGGCTAGCGGCCGCGGCTACAACGGCACCCCCGCCCCGCATCACCACGCCTACCTGAATACCCTGATGCGCGCCTGTCTGCATGAAGAAATTCGCACGCTGGGCGAACGTGCTCTGTGGCTGCCGCTGGGCCGTGCCGCCGCCGCGGCGCTCAAACGCGCCCGGGAGGCCGGCCTGCTGGCCCCGGAGCAGCTGCTCGACGGCCTGCCGCACCCTTCCGGCGCCAACCGCGAGCGGATTCTCTACTTCACCAGACAAAAAAGCCGCGCCGCGCTCAGCCGCCAGACCAACCCGGACATGCTGGACGCCGCCAGGGACGGGCTTGCCGCGCGCATAGGCGGACTGAACGGGGTGAGCGGGTTAAACGCATAG
- a CDS encoding type I restriction endonuclease subunit R, producing the protein MTEDQLEQLCLEWFAEGGWEVAHGPELSPDGDAPERADYRQVLLLADLEAAIRRINPHLPEAAVEQAVAVVRKPQSLDVVTCNRAFHRLLLEGVPVEYKRDDNVVHDQAFLIDFEYAFVNRFRAVNQFTIQGSKQLRRPDVVCFINGLPLAVLELKSPEAENVDIWDAYHQIQTYREEIPDLFVYNEAVVISDGWVSRVGSLTASQERYMPWRTLKHEDDRPLLEWQLETMVRGFFDRELFLDYVRYFVIFEVDADRLIKKIAGYHQFHAVREAVKATVVAAETPKDNQQQEKRAIYGDEVQPGSKKAGVVWHTQGSGKSISMCCYAGKLLQQPEMNNPTLIVVTDRNDLDGQLFATFSAAHELLKQTPIQADDRTTLRRLLAERESSGIIFTTVQKFALLSAEISHPVLNERHNIVVISDEAHRSQYGLKATLKKDGRYKFGYARHMRDALPNAAFIGFTGTPVESEDKDTRAVFGDYVSIYDIQDAVDDGATVPIFYESRLARLDINREQIEELSDQVEEMVEDDEDVGRREKTKGEWSRLEKLVGAGPRLEQVAKDLVEHFETRSRSIDGKAMIVAMSREIAVHLYNAIVALRPEWHDDDPEAGAIKIVMTGSASDKALLQPHIHNPKTKKRLEARFKKPDDPLKLVIVRDMWLTGFDAPCCHTMYVDKPMKGHNLMQAIARVNRVFKDKPGGLVVDYIGIANELKQALKTYTESQGKGSPTHSAEEAYAILLEKLDIIRGMLAPGPRSSGFDYRNHQGLSFEDQPHKLLLPTANHILGLEDGKKRFLDAVLAMNKAFSLCATLDEAQALQKEVAFLSQVKTAITKSTHVDKKLTEEDKNTALKQILDNALVADGMTDVFALCGLDKPNIGLLSDEFLEDVRQMPYKNFAVDLLEKLLKDDIKAKTRSNVVQEKKYADRLQETLRRYNNRGIETAQVIEELIGMAKQFQAEMERDAALGLNPDEIAFYDALAHNESAVRELGDETLKKIAVEITHKLRRSTTVDWQVRESVRARLRILVRRTLRRYKYPPDKAPAAIELVLQQAEVLSHGWAPSAV; encoded by the coding sequence ATGACCGAAGATCAGCTGGAGCAGCTATGCCTTGAGTGGTTTGCCGAGGGCGGCTGGGAAGTGGCTCACGGGCCGGAACTGTCGCCGGACGGTGACGCCCCGGAGCGTGCTGACTACCGGCAGGTGCTGCTGCTGGCGGATCTTGAGGCGGCGATTCGGCGGATTAACCCACATTTACCCGAAGCGGCCGTCGAGCAGGCCGTGGCCGTGGTGCGTAAACCCCAGAGCCTGGACGTGGTGACCTGCAATCGGGCGTTCCACCGCTTACTGCTGGAAGGCGTGCCAGTGGAGTACAAGCGCGACGATAACGTGGTTCACGATCAGGCGTTTCTGATCGATTTTGAATATGCTTTTGTCAATCGTTTTCGCGCAGTTAACCAGTTCACCATCCAGGGCAGCAAACAGCTGCGCCGGCCGGACGTGGTCTGCTTTATCAACGGCCTGCCGCTGGCGGTGCTGGAGCTGAAGAGCCCCGAGGCTGAAAACGTCGATATCTGGGACGCCTATCACCAGATTCAGACCTATCGTGAAGAAATCCCCGACCTGTTTGTCTATAACGAGGCCGTGGTGATCAGCGACGGCTGGGTGTCGCGGGTAGGCTCGCTCACCGCCAGCCAGGAGCGCTACATGCCCTGGCGCACGCTGAAGCACGAGGATGACCGGCCGCTTTTGGAATGGCAGCTGGAAACCATGGTGCGGGGCTTTTTCGACAGAGAGCTGTTTCTGGACTATGTCCGTTACTTTGTGATTTTTGAAGTCGATGCCGACCGGCTGATCAAGAAAATAGCCGGCTATCATCAGTTTCACGCCGTGCGCGAGGCGGTAAAGGCCACGGTGGTGGCCGCCGAGACGCCCAAAGATAATCAGCAGCAGGAAAAGCGCGCGATCTACGGCGATGAAGTGCAGCCGGGCAGCAAAAAGGCCGGCGTGGTATGGCACACCCAGGGCTCGGGCAAGAGCATTTCCATGTGCTGCTATGCTGGCAAGCTGCTCCAGCAACCGGAGATGAACAACCCCACGCTGATTGTAGTGACCGACCGCAACGACTTGGACGGCCAGCTGTTTGCCACTTTCAGTGCCGCGCACGAGCTGCTCAAACAGACGCCGATACAGGCTGATGACCGGACGACCCTGCGCCGGCTGCTGGCCGAGCGTGAGTCTAGCGGCATTATCTTTACCACGGTGCAGAAGTTCGCTCTGCTGAGCGCAGAAATTAGCCATCCGGTGCTCAACGAACGCCACAATATCGTGGTGATTTCTGATGAGGCCCACCGCAGCCAGTACGGCCTGAAGGCCACGCTAAAAAAAGACGGTCGCTACAAGTTCGGCTATGCCCGCCACATGCGCGATGCGCTGCCCAACGCGGCGTTCATCGGCTTTACCGGCACGCCGGTAGAAAGCGAAGACAAGGATACCCGAGCGGTCTTTGGCGACTACGTCTCCATCTATGACATTCAGGATGCGGTAGACGACGGTGCGACGGTGCCCATTTTCTATGAGTCGCGCCTGGCCCGGCTGGACATCAACCGCGAACAGATCGAGGAGCTGTCCGATCAAGTTGAGGAAATGGTTGAAGACGACGAAGACGTGGGCCGCCGCGAGAAAACCAAGGGGGAGTGGAGCCGGCTGGAAAAGCTGGTGGGTGCCGGCCCGCGCCTGGAGCAGGTGGCCAAGGATCTGGTAGAGCACTTTGAAACCCGCTCACGCAGCATTGATGGCAAGGCCATGATTGTGGCCATGAGCCGGGAGATCGCGGTGCATCTTTATAACGCCATTGTCGCTCTGCGCCCGGAGTGGCACGACGATGACCCCGAGGCTGGCGCGATCAAGATCGTGATGACCGGCTCGGCGTCTGATAAAGCGCTGCTGCAGCCGCATATTCACAACCCCAAGACCAAAAAGCGGCTGGAGGCGCGCTTCAAGAAACCTGACGATCCGCTCAAGCTGGTGATCGTGCGGGATATGTGGCTCACCGGCTTTGATGCGCCTTGCTGCCACACCATGTACGTGGACAAGCCCATGAAAGGCCACAACCTGATGCAGGCCATTGCTCGGGTTAACCGCGTATTCAAGGACAAGCCCGGCGGGCTGGTGGTGGACTACATCGGCATTGCCAATGAGCTGAAGCAGGCGTTGAAGACCTATACCGAGTCCCAGGGCAAGGGCTCGCCGACCCACAGCGCCGAAGAAGCCTATGCCATTCTGCTGGAAAAGCTCGATATTATTCGCGGTATGTTGGCTCCCGGCCCCCGCAGCAGCGGGTTCGACTATCGCAACCACCAGGGCCTCAGCTTTGAAGACCAGCCCCACAAGCTATTGCTGCCCACGGCCAATCATATCCTCGGTCTGGAAGACGGCAAGAAGCGCTTTCTGGATGCCGTTCTGGCGATGAACAAGGCATTCTCGCTGTGTGCCACTCTGGACGAAGCTCAGGCGCTACAAAAAGAGGTGGCGTTTTTATCCCAGGTGAAAACTGCCATCACTAAGTCGACCCATGTGGATAAAAAACTCACCGAGGAAGACAAGAATACCGCGCTCAAGCAGATTCTGGATAACGCGCTGGTAGCCGACGGCATGACCGACGTGTTCGCCCTGTGCGGGCTGGACAAGCCCAATATCGGACTGCTTTCCGACGAGTTTCTGGAAGACGTGCGCCAGATGCCCTACAAGAACTTCGCCGTGGATCTGCTGGAAAAACTGTTAAAGGACGACATCAAGGCGAAAACGCGCAGCAACGTGGTGCAGGAGAAAAAGTACGCGGACCGACTGCAGGAGACGCTGCGCCGCTATAACAACCGCGGGATTGAAACGGCCCAGGTGATTGAAGAGCTGATCGGTATGGCCAAGCAGTTTCAGGCCGAGATGGAACGCGATGCTGCGCTGGGGCTGAATCCCGACGAAATCGCGTTTTACGATGCCTTGGCGCATAACGAAAGCGCGGTGCGCGAGCTGGGTGATGAAACGCTGAAAAAAATCGCCGTGGAAATTACCCACAAGCTTCGCCGCTCTACCACCGTCGACTGGCAAGTGCGCGAAAGCGTACGCGCCCGCCTGCGGATTCTGGTGCGGCGCACGTTACGCCGCTATAAATACCCGCCGGACAAAGCGCCGGCGGCCATAGAACTGGTGTTACAGCAGGCCGAGGTGCTGTCACACGGCTGGGCGCCAAGCGCGGTTTAA
- a CDS encoding class I SAM-dependent DNA methyltransferase — MHNLEQQFLKELDDKLWQAADKLRANLDAANYKHVVLGLIFLKYVSDAFEARQAELLERFKDANDDIYYLPPEDFDSDAEYREELGEELEVLDYYREDNVFWVPKTARWSTLKEKAVLPVGTVLWQDAAGRDVKLRSVSWLIDNALDEIEKHNDGLKGILNRISHFQLENDKLLGLINTFSDTSFTRPVFDGQTLNLQSKDILGHVYEYFLGQFALAEGKQGGQYYTPKSIVTLIVEMLEPYAGRVYDPAMGSGGFFVSSDKFIENHAGKQHYDAAEQKKHISVYGQESNPTTWRLAAMNMAIRGIDFDFGRAPADTFLNDKHPDLRADFVMANPPFNMKDWWNESLADDARWKYGTPPKGNANFAWMQHMLYHLAPAGSMALLLANGSMSSATGGEGAIRKRLVEEDLVECMVALPGQLFTNTQIPACIWFLTRDKSGGLSPNKVKKRARRSEVLFIDARNVGYMKDRVLRDFSAEDIATITDTFHAWQKGESDAQGAAYVDIPGFCKSATLDEIKKHDFVLTPGRYVGAPEQEDDGEPFADKMAWLTGQLKEQFAESERLEAEIKRNLGELGHALD; from the coding sequence ATGCACAATCTGGAACAACAGTTTCTCAAAGAGCTGGACGACAAGCTGTGGCAAGCCGCCGACAAGCTCCGGGCCAATCTGGACGCCGCCAACTATAAGCATGTGGTGCTGGGGCTGATCTTTTTGAAGTACGTCTCCGATGCCTTTGAAGCGCGCCAGGCCGAGCTGCTTGAGCGCTTCAAGGATGCAAACGACGACATCTACTACCTGCCGCCGGAAGACTTTGACAGCGACGCGGAATACCGCGAAGAGCTGGGTGAAGAGTTGGAGGTGCTCGACTACTATCGTGAAGACAACGTGTTCTGGGTGCCTAAAACCGCGCGCTGGAGCACGCTGAAGGAGAAGGCCGTGCTGCCGGTGGGTACCGTGCTGTGGCAGGACGCCGCCGGGCGCGACGTCAAATTGCGTTCGGTATCCTGGCTAATTGATAACGCCCTGGATGAGATCGAAAAGCACAACGACGGCCTCAAGGGCATTCTCAACCGCATTAGCCATTTTCAGCTGGAAAACGATAAGCTGCTGGGCCTGATCAACACCTTCTCGGACACCTCATTTACCCGCCCGGTGTTCGATGGCCAAACGCTGAACCTGCAAAGCAAGGATATTCTCGGCCACGTTTACGAGTATTTTCTCGGCCAGTTCGCCCTCGCTGAAGGCAAGCAGGGCGGCCAGTATTACACGCCCAAAAGCATCGTTACTCTGATTGTCGAGATGCTGGAGCCCTACGCCGGGCGGGTGTATGACCCGGCCATGGGCTCCGGCGGTTTTTTTGTCTCCAGCGACAAGTTCATCGAAAACCACGCCGGCAAGCAGCATTACGACGCCGCCGAGCAGAAAAAGCACATTTCGGTGTACGGCCAGGAATCCAACCCCACCACCTGGCGGCTGGCGGCGATGAACATGGCCATTCGCGGCATCGACTTTGACTTTGGCCGAGCGCCTGCGGATACCTTCCTCAACGACAAGCATCCGGACCTGCGCGCGGATTTCGTCATGGCCAACCCGCCGTTCAACATGAAGGACTGGTGGAATGAGTCGCTGGCTGACGACGCCCGCTGGAAGTACGGCACGCCGCCCAAGGGCAACGCCAACTTTGCCTGGATGCAGCATATGCTGTACCACCTGGCGCCCGCCGGCAGCATGGCGCTGCTGCTGGCCAACGGCTCGATGAGCTCCGCCACCGGCGGCGAGGGCGCGATCCGAAAGCGGCTGGTGGAAGAAGACCTGGTCGAGTGCATGGTGGCCCTGCCCGGGCAGCTTTTCACCAACACCCAGATTCCCGCCTGTATCTGGTTTTTAACCAGGGACAAAAGCGGCGGGCTCTCGCCCAACAAGGTGAAAAAGCGCGCTCGCCGGAGCGAAGTACTGTTTATCGACGCCCGCAACGTCGGCTACATGAAAGACCGCGTGCTGCGCGATTTTTCCGCCGAAGATATCGCCACTATCACCGACACCTTCCACGCTTGGCAAAAAGGCGAGAGCGACGCACAAGGAGCGGCCTACGTAGATATTCCCGGCTTCTGCAAGTCCGCCACGCTGGACGAGATCAAAAAGCACGACTTTGTGCTCACCCCCGGCCGCTACGTCGGCGCGCCGGAGCAGGAAGACGACGGCGAGCCCTTCGCCGACAAAATGGCCTGGCTCACCGGCCAGCTCAAGGAGCAGTTTGCCGAAAGCGAGCGGCTGGAAGCGGAGATCAAACGTAATCTTGGGGAGCTGGGTCATGCTTTGGATTGA
- a CDS encoding RNA-binding domain-containing protein yields the protein MLDIATLEDIAALQESTDVECKLAQGRDGKGALPKDFWPTYSAFANTRGGDVFLGVREKAGGRFELAGLDNPQKLVDELWTGLNNAQKVSCNLLDEHSLKVLEIDGEAVVHIHVPAAARKQKPVYLKGNPLTGTYRRFNSTDHRLAEESVRRMLAEQIEDSRDDQILPGFGWDDINPQSLTIYRQMLKDAKPGHPFLEHDDFHLLKKLKGWRRDRQTGEEGLTLAGLLMFGVWDAIQEAAPHYFVDYQERPEAKTELRWVDRLVPDGSWSGNLFDFYRIVYHKLTNPETLKVPFRLKSGQRRDDTPVHEAIREALVNTLIHADFTGRVSVLVVKRPDMLGLRNPGNMRIPLDRAVRGGESDCRNRIMHQMFLMIGLGERAGSGIPKIYSGWDWRHWRRPALYEVDEPPQTLLELRMLELMPEEIQQQLTDRFGDAYSTLSRLERLILATAATEQVVSHGRISEITTEHAHDITQVLQSLVKQGMLESNGQHGRAVVYHLPGANMPTPEQVFGVSMEAQPSALPTSKNQHAASFGGKTNDSGGKVSCSGGKQNYSGDKTSFSGGKQNYSGGKESYSGDSMDTGNGNHTSTRPGATDRRDEMGRLLSPELDAPAIHDLTTLAHDFYARLEAIALPSATSKRLQPAVMRSIIYQLCDGQYVTRACLARLLNRTADTLRHQHLRQMIEDGSLRPAFPQTPNDKRQAYIAIASEKQKPEGGTE from the coding sequence ATGCTTGATATCGCCACCCTGGAAGACATTGCTGCCCTTCAGGAAAGTACCGATGTGGAGTGCAAGCTGGCTCAGGGGCGGGACGGCAAAGGAGCTTTACCCAAAGACTTTTGGCCGACCTACAGCGCCTTTGCCAACACGCGCGGCGGCGATGTATTTCTGGGCGTGCGCGAAAAGGCCGGTGGCCGCTTTGAACTTGCCGGTTTGGATAATCCTCAAAAGCTCGTCGATGAGCTGTGGACCGGGCTCAACAATGCTCAAAAAGTGAGCTGTAACCTGCTCGATGAGCATTCGCTGAAAGTGCTGGAAATCGACGGCGAGGCCGTGGTGCATATTCATGTGCCCGCGGCTGCCCGCAAGCAAAAGCCGGTTTACCTGAAGGGCAACCCGCTGACAGGTACATATCGCCGCTTTAACAGCACCGATCATCGGCTGGCCGAAGAGTCGGTGCGCCGCATGCTGGCCGAGCAGATAGAAGACAGCCGCGATGATCAGATATTACCAGGCTTCGGCTGGGACGATATCAACCCCCAAAGCCTCACCATTTATCGGCAGATGCTGAAAGATGCCAAGCCGGGGCATCCATTCCTTGAGCATGACGACTTTCACCTATTGAAGAAACTCAAAGGCTGGCGCCGGGACCGACAAACGGGAGAGGAAGGGCTGACGCTTGCAGGTTTGCTGATGTTTGGCGTTTGGGATGCCATTCAGGAGGCGGCACCGCACTATTTTGTCGACTATCAGGAGCGCCCCGAAGCCAAAACCGAGCTGCGCTGGGTCGACCGCCTGGTGCCTGATGGCAGCTGGTCGGGTAATCTTTTTGATTTCTATCGAATTGTGTACCACAAGCTGACCAACCCGGAAACGCTGAAAGTGCCGTTTCGCTTGAAGTCAGGCCAGCGGCGAGACGATACGCCAGTACACGAGGCGATCCGTGAGGCCTTGGTCAACACGTTGATACACGCCGATTTTACCGGCCGCGTCTCGGTATTGGTCGTCAAGCGCCCGGATATGCTGGGCTTGCGCAACCCGGGCAATATGCGTATTCCGCTGGACAGAGCCGTGCGTGGCGGGGAATCTGACTGCCGCAATCGCATCATGCATCAGATGTTTTTGATGATTGGGCTAGGGGAACGCGCCGGGTCCGGTATACCCAAGATATACAGCGGCTGGGACTGGCGGCATTGGCGGCGTCCGGCGCTTTATGAAGTCGACGAGCCGCCACAAACGCTGCTTGAGCTGCGTATGCTGGAGCTGATGCCTGAGGAAATCCAACAGCAGCTAACCGATCGTTTTGGCGATGCGTACAGCACGTTATCGCGCCTAGAGCGCTTGATTCTAGCGACGGCAGCCACGGAGCAGGTGGTGTCGCATGGTCGTATTTCGGAGATTACCACGGAGCACGCCCATGACATCACGCAGGTGCTGCAGTCTCTGGTCAAGCAAGGCATGCTGGAGTCCAACGGGCAGCACGGCCGCGCAGTCGTCTATCACCTTCCCGGGGCCAATATGCCGACTCCTGAGCAGGTGTTTGGCGTATCCATGGAGGCTCAGCCAAGCGCTTTGCCAACCTCAAAAAATCAGCACGCAGCAAGTTTTGGGGGTAAGACAAATGACTCCGGTGGTAAGGTGAGCTGCTCCGGCGGTAAGCAAAATTACTCCGGTGATAAGACAAGCTTCTCCGGCGGTAAGCAAAATTACTCCGGTGGTAAGGAAAGCTACTCCGGCGATAGCATGGATACCGGCAACGGGAATCACACGAGCACTCGGCCTGGCGCTACTGACCGCCGTGATGAAATGGGCCGACTTCTTTCTCCGGAGCTTGATGCACCGGCAATCCATGACTTAACCACGCTGGCCCATGACTTTTATGCACGGCTTGAAGCCATTGCCTTACCTTCTGCTACCAGTAAGCGGCTGCAACCGGCTGTTATGCGTTCGATTATTTATCAGCTATGCGACGGGCAGTATGTCACCCGCGCCTGCCTGGCCAGGCTACTGAATCGAACGGCCGATACGTTACGTCATCAGCACTTACGGCAGATGATTGAAGACGGCTCGTTAAGACCGGCTTTTCCACAAACGCCGAATGACAAGCGTCAGGCTTATATTGCGATTGCCTCGGAGAAGCAAAAGCCAGAGGGCGGTACAGAATAA
- a CDS encoding restriction endonuclease subunit S produces the protein MLWIDTTVGDFCPLVYGKAIKRQDQLQGGFPVYGSNGMYAYSAKKLVSPHAVIVGRKGSVGKVHLSQSPCWVSDTAFYVQYGSLEDAYFTYYLLSTLRLESMNTDAAVPGLNRNNAHRLNIRIPEKNEDRKRLVTPLIVLDKKIKLNHQINQTLEKMAQAIFKSWFVDFEPVKAKIAALDAGGSEEDALLAAMLAVSGKTREDLTRLQAEQPEQYAELRATAELFPSAMQDSELGEIPEGWCVSQIGDEVTVAGGGTPSTKNSDFWENGEINWTSPKDLSNLADKVLVETERKITEAGLAKVSSGLLPVDTVLMSSRAPVGYLALAKIPVAVNQGYIAMKCEKALSPEFVIQWCAAYMDEIKSRASGTTFAEISKKNFRIIPVVTPPEALISVYSKQTSSLYEVIENNVRESDILAKLRDSLLPKLLSGELSVSAAETQLAEAEEPANV, from the coding sequence ATGCTTTGGATTGATACAACTGTTGGGGATTTTTGCCCACTTGTATATGGCAAGGCAATTAAAAGACAGGACCAGCTACAGGGTGGGTTCCCTGTATATGGCTCTAATGGGATGTATGCATACTCCGCGAAAAAACTGGTCAGTCCTCATGCTGTAATTGTTGGTCGAAAAGGTTCTGTAGGTAAAGTTCATCTTAGCCAAAGTCCATGTTGGGTTAGCGATACGGCATTTTACGTGCAATATGGCTCTCTTGAAGATGCCTATTTTACGTATTACCTGCTTTCGACTTTAAGGCTTGAGAGCATGAATACTGACGCAGCTGTTCCTGGCTTGAACCGTAATAATGCTCATCGACTTAATATTAGAATCCCAGAAAAAAATGAAGACCGAAAAAGGCTTGTTACTCCACTAATAGTTCTCGACAAAAAAATTAAACTCAACCACCAAATCAACCAAACCCTCGAAAAGATGGCCCAAGCCATCTTCAAAAGCTGGTTTGTCGATTTCGAGCCGGTCAAAGCCAAGATCGCCGCACTGGACGCTGGCGGCAGCGAGGAAGACGCTCTGCTCGCCGCCATGCTGGCCGTTTCCGGAAAGACGCGGGAAGACCTAACCCGCCTCCAGGCCGAACAGCCCGAGCAATACGCCGAGCTCCGTGCCACCGCCGAGCTGTTTCCGTCGGCTATGCAGGATAGTGAATTGGGGGAGATTCCGGAGGGGTGGTGCGTTAGTCAAATTGGCGATGAGGTAACGGTGGCAGGCGGCGGGACTCCATCTACCAAAAACTCAGACTTCTGGGAAAACGGCGAGATCAACTGGACATCCCCCAAAGATCTATCGAATCTTGCAGACAAAGTGCTCGTCGAAACCGAGCGCAAAATAACTGAAGCAGGTCTTGCGAAGGTTAGCTCTGGGCTACTACCAGTTGATACCGTGCTGATGTCATCACGGGCACCAGTTGGGTATCTGGCCCTCGCCAAGATCCCCGTAGCCGTAAACCAAGGCTATATTGCGATGAAATGCGAAAAGGCATTAAGCCCTGAGTTCGTTATTCAGTGGTGCGCGGCCTACATGGACGAAATCAAAAGCCGGGCCAGCGGCACCACGTTCGCAGAGATTAGTAAAAAGAACTTCAGAATCATCCCGGTGGTAACGCCTCCAGAAGCACTGATTTCGGTTTACTCGAAACAAACATCTTCGCTCTACGAAGTCATTGAGAATAACGTCCGGGAGTCGGACATCCTCGCAAAACTACGTGATTCCTTGCTCCCCAAGCTACTCTCCGGCGAACTTTCCGTATCCGCGGCAGAAACTCAGCTAGCCGAAGCCGAGGAGCCTGCCAATGTTTAA
- a CDS encoding DUF4268 domain-containing protein: protein MFKIDPASNRIQPLEAKRFSDLGFTERAHLQEWLESCPEALAQSSGEELLIIQKEFNGFDGTQERLDLLAIDKDGNLVIIENKLDDSGRDVVWQALKYASYCANLKKQQVVEVFQRYLNQKALNDDSEPQDAEALLLEFLEADDLPSVQLNTLKSQRLILVAANYRKEVTNTVLWLSQFGVICQCFKVTPYQAGDELFLNVEQIIPTPEAADFMIGMMAKEAEEKSVNTEQKHSHTLRLAFWEQALEVFVQSECKLYNNISPTKDHWLSAGSGISGMPYQLIFGKNEVRVGLSLQNSQAQANTLVFEQLEASRQTIEQAFGNTMDWLPLPNKKACRIQFAKPVDGYDKANWPKMIEWLVEHMTRLEQALHEPLKAANQALKKTTFSAPVEPIEGESSEGSVDA from the coding sequence ATGTTTAAGATCGACCCTGCCAGCAACCGCATCCAACCATTGGAAGCTAAACGCTTTAGCGACCTCGGCTTTACCGAACGCGCGCACCTGCAGGAATGGCTGGAAAGCTGCCCCGAAGCGCTGGCTCAGAGCAGCGGGGAAGAGCTGCTGATCATCCAGAAGGAGTTTAACGGCTTTGACGGCACCCAAGAGCGGCTGGATCTGCTGGCCATCGACAAGGACGGTAATCTTGTCATAATCGAAAACAAACTCGATGACAGCGGCCGAGATGTGGTGTGGCAGGCGCTCAAATACGCTAGCTACTGCGCCAATCTGAAAAAACAGCAGGTAGTAGAGGTATTTCAGCGTTATCTGAATCAAAAAGCTCTCAATGACGACAGCGAGCCGCAGGATGCTGAAGCGCTTTTGCTTGAGTTTCTCGAAGCTGACGACCTGCCCTCGGTTCAGCTCAACACGTTAAAAAGCCAGCGGCTGATTCTGGTGGCGGCGAACTATCGCAAGGAAGTCACCAATACGGTGCTGTGGCTGAGTCAATTTGGCGTTATCTGCCAGTGCTTCAAGGTCACGCCCTACCAGGCCGGAGACGAGCTGTTTCTCAACGTGGAGCAGATTATCCCCACGCCAGAAGCGGCCGACTTCATGATCGGCATGATGGCCAAGGAAGCAGAAGAAAAAAGCGTCAATACTGAACAAAAACATAGCCATACCCTGCGGCTGGCCTTTTGGGAGCAGGCGCTTGAAGTTTTTGTCCAAAGCGAGTGCAAGCTTTATAACAATATCAGCCCGACAAAAGATCACTGGCTGAGTGCCGGGTCCGGCATTAGCGGGATGCCTTACCAGCTAATCTTCGGCAAAAATGAAGTCCGTGTAGGGCTCAGCCTGCAAAACAGTCAGGCACAAGCCAATACTCTGGTATTTGAGCAGCTAGAAGCCTCCAGGCAGACTATCGAGCAGGCTTTTGGCAACACCATGGACTGGCTGCCGCTGCCCAATAAAAAGGCCTGCCGCATACAGTTTGCCAAGCCCGTAGACGGCTACGACAAGGCCAACTGGCCGAAGATGATCGAGTGGCTGGTCGAGCATATGACTCGGCTGGAGCAGGCGCTACACGAGCCCTTGAAAGCGGCCAATCAGGCGCTGAAAAAAACCACCTTCAGCGCACCTGTCGAGCCTATCGAGGGTGAATCCAGTGAGGGCAGCGTAGATGCTTGA